A stretch of DNA from Granulicella pectinivorans:
CCGCTGATCCGGTTGATCGTGATCGGTGATTCGATGGAGCAGGAGTATATCCAGCGGGTGATCGGAGCTGGTGCGAAGGGGTACCTGACGCATACCGCGCGGGAGGGTGAGATCCGAATGGCGCTCGATATCGTGAACGACGGTTCGGTCTGGGCTCCCCGGAAGGTACTGGCGCGTCTGCTGGATTCCACGAGCGACAACGGGATTCGGGGTTCGGACCAGGTGAAGTTTACGGCGCGAGAGGTGGAAGTGCTGCGGTACCTGGTTACCGGTCTTGGAAATCGCGAGATTGGCGAGGCACTGGGTATCGACGAAAAAACGGTGAAGGCTCACATTAGTCGTCTGATGCGGAAGGTAAGAGTAACAAACAGAATAGGTTTAACGCTGCACGCGCTCGATTACGACCTCGGCGAAGCTGTTGTCGAATGAGTAAACATTTTGGTTACTTTAGTCGCTAGACCTACGTACTCTTGTGATTCGCCGCGTGAGGATTGAAAGTAGGTCTACGCAACACAGACCTGGGAGAGGGGCTGTGAGTCGGTAGAGTGAAAGCTCTATTGCTCACTGCCCCTATTTTTTTGTTTTGACGGTTCTATGAAGTGATTTGTGCGTCCGGTGCAACCGCGCGGGGTGGGTTGCCATCGTACCAAGAGTTAGCGCTGATACTTCGAGCGCTCACGGTTTCTACCGAAAACTCAAGATTCGAAAGGTTATTGCGATGAGAAAGTTTACTGGACTGGTGTGTGCGTTGGCGCTTGGAGCCACCTCGATGACGTCGTTTGCAGCCTCCGACCGCGCGAAGCTGGATGAGCGTCTGGCGAATGCTTCGGCTGTGTTGCATGAAGTGATGGCAACCCCGGATAAGGGCATTCCGCAGTCGATTCTTGCCGGCGCTTCGTGCGTTGTGGTGATCCCGAGCTTCAAGAAGGGCGCATTCGTCGTGGGCGGACAGTACGGACAGGGCGTTGCGACCTGCCGCACCGGCCATGGCTGGAGCGCTCCTGTATTCGTGCAGTTGGCGGGCGGAAGCTTCGGCTTCCAGATCGGCGGACAGTCCACGGATCTGGTTCTGGTCGCGATGAACCAGAACGGACTGCAGGATATGCTGAAGAACAAGTTCAAGATCGGTGGCGACGCAGCGGCTTCGGCGGGCCCGGTTGGCCGCAATGCGCAGGCTGGTACGGACTGGAAGCTTAATGCTGAGTTCCTGACCTATTCGCGCTCGAAGGGACTGTTTGCCGGTATCGATCTGGACGGCACAGTGCTTTCGCAGAATGAGGATGACACCCGCACGATTTACGGCGCGAACGTTCCGTTCAAGGCTGTGCTGAGCGGTGAGCAGACTCCTCCGCCCGACACGCGCGCCTTTGTGCGGACGGTAGCGAAGTACTTCGTTATCTCCAAGGACGCGCAGTAAAGGCAGAGCGTTTCAAGCATAGACGGGGCGGCCTTCGGGTCGCCCCGTTTTGTTTTGGTGAGACGGTTACACTGGGAGGGTGAGTTCCGGCGCGAGCACGTCCTCCATTCCGTGGCAGCAAAAGCTGGAGTTTATGGCGCTGCGCGGGTTTGTCGGTGTACTTGGCGGACTGCCGCGCGGTGTGGCAAGGCAGTTAGGTGCGGGGATTGGTTGGGTGGCGTACAAGGCTCTGGGGCGGCTGCGGCGGGTGGGCCAGCAGAATCTGGCGATGGCGCTTCCGGAAAAGACAGACGAGGAACGCGAGGCGATTCTGCAGCGCGTATACAGGAATCTTGGATACCAGATCGCGGAGTTTTGCCAGATGGCTGGGTACTCGCAGGCGGAGGCCAGCAGCTTCATCTCGTATGACGGATTTGAGCATTTCAGCGCGGCGATGGCCAGAGGGAAGGGTGTTTTTGTCCTGACCGGGCACCTGGGGGCTTGGGAGCTATCGAGTTTTTACCACTCACTGATGGGCCATCCGATGGATATGGTGATCCGGCGGCTGGATAATCCGCTTGTGGATACGTATGTGAACCGGATTCGGTGTCTATATGGGAACCGGGTGCTCCATAAGGACGATTTTGCGCGTGGATTGATTGCGTCGATGAGAGCGGGGCGGGCGGTGGGGGTGTTGATGGACACGAACATGACGCCACCGCAGGGAGTGTTTGTGCCGTTTTTTGGGCAACTGGCATGTACGGCTTCTGGCGTGGCGCGGGTGGTACAGAAGACGGGGGCGGCGGTTTTGCCGGGTTTTTTGCTTTGGCAGGAGACGGAAAGGAAGTACAGGCTGGTCTTCGGTAAGGAACTTGCGGTGGTCTCGACGGGCAATGCTGAGGCAGACGCACTGTCGAATACGGCTCAGTTTACGGCGGTGCTCGAGGAGTACATTCGGCGGTATCCGGATCAGTGGTTATGGATGCATCGGCGCTGGAAGACCAGACCTGAGGGTGAGAAGGGAATCTATACGCGATGAGGCTTGAGCATCTTTTACCTGGCTGGGAGTTGGGAGCGGTGGGTGGTGCGGAGATTCGGCGGGTTTCGGGGCTGCGCGATGCGGACCGGGAGTCACTGGTGTTTGCCACCGATACGGAGACGCTGACGGAGGCGTTGGAGTCGGCGGCGGGGGCGATTCTGGCCGCGTCGAAGCTGACGGAGAAGTTTGGCGACCAGTTGATTGCAGAGCGGGTGGCCTTTGTGCGGGATCCGCGACTGGCGTTTTCGCTGGCGGCGAAGGAGCTTCGTGGATTGGGTGGGCCGTCGATTCATCCGACGGCGGTGATCTCCGAGGGGGTGGTGATGGGGGCGGATCATCAGATCGGGCCACATGTGACGCTCTATCCCGGGGTGACGATTGGCGATCGCGTGGTGATCCAGGCGGGTGCCGTGATTGGGTCTACGGGATTCGGGTATGCGCGGGACCGGGATGGGAAGTACACGCTTTTCCCGCAGCAGGGGACCGTTGTGATTGAAGACGACGTGGAGATTGGGGCCAATACGACGATCGACCGGGGCGCCTTGGGGGAGACGCGGATTGGGGCGGGGACGAAGATCGATAATCTGGTGCATATTGGGCACAACTGCGTCATTGGGAAGAACGTCATTATTGCGGCGCAGACCGGGATTTCGGGGTCGAGCGTGGTGGAGGATGGCGCGATTCTGGGCGGACAGGTAGGGATTGGCGAACATGCGACGGTCGGCGCCGGGGTTATTCTGGGCGGCGGTGCCGGCGTGTTGACCAATAAGAAGATGACCGGCCCGGGGCAGGTGTTTTGGGGAAGGCCGGCTCGACCGCTGAAGGAGTATCTGCGGGACCTGGCGCGGTTGCGGAAGGGGTAGCGATGGCGATCGTGGTGATCGGCGGGCATACCCGGAATATCGGGAAGACGAGCGTGATGGCCGGTTTGATCGCCGGGACGCTGGAGATGGGGTGGACCGCGTTCAAGATTACCCAGTTTGGGCATGGCGTCTGCTCGGCCAATGGAGAGCCGTGCGACTGCGAGACGGACGAGCACACGATTGCGATCAGCGAGGAGAGGGAACGGGGGAGTGGGACGGACTCTTCGCGGTACCTGGATGCGGGGGCGGTGCGGTCGTTCTGGGTGAGGACACGGCAGGGACAACTGTCGGAGGCGATGCCTCGTTTGCGGAAAGAGTTGGAACGCGCGGGGAATGCGGTGATCGAGTCAAATTCGGTGCTTCGGTTCCTACGGCCGGATCTCTATGTTGCGGTGCTGGATCCGGCGGTGGCGGATTTTAAGGAATCGGCGAAGAGGTATCTGGACAGGGCGGATGCGGTGCTGGTGCCGGACGGGGTGATCGGGCGACCAGCCTGGGATGGGGTTTCGCTGAAGCTTGTGGAGGGAACGCCGGTGTTTGCGATGCGAGCTCCGGAGTATTGCCCGGAGGAGTTTCTGGAGTTTGCGAGGGAACGACTGTTGGGAAGTTCAGCGGCTCGATAAAAAAAACCCACATCTCAGAAACAAGATGTGGGGTGCCCGGTTTTGTGGCTGGTTTGGGTTTAGGAGAAGAGGCCGTTGAGGCCATTGGGGAAGAAGACGCCGGTGGCTTTGGTGCCGGTTGTGGTCGCTCCTCCGCCGGTGACGATGTTGAGCACCTGGGTGGTGTTGCGACCGAAGGCGATGACGTTGGTCTGGTCGGCGTCCACCAGGACCGAGGCGCTAACGGAGGTGCCGCCGAGCGAAAAGGTATTGGTGGAAGAGAGACCGTAGTCGTCGGGGCTGGGTGCAGTTGCCAGCGCAGCCTTCGAGAGGGCAGCGCGGGTGGCCGAGATCTTCTGCGTGTAAGTGAGATAGCCGGCTGTGTTGGTTGGGTCGAGGGCGTAGATCGTGGAGCGGACCAGACCGGCGTGGTAGGCCTCGACGGCGAGGATGCCGGCTGCAGCCTGC
This window harbors:
- a CDS encoding response regulator transcription factor — protein: MVATDPLRIAGMQSILESGPTGVGPFAEIVPLSIPGILNDGGLRIVMVDASCTEHLFELLETFRRVRPLIRLIVIGDSMEQEYIQRVIGAGAKGYLTHTAREGEIRMALDIVNDGSVWAPRKVLARLLDSTSDNGIRGSDQVKFTAREVEVLRYLVTGLGNREIGEALGIDEKTVKAHISRLMRKVRVTNRIGLTLHALDYDLGEAVVE
- a CDS encoding lipid-binding SYLF domain-containing protein; translated protein: MRKFTGLVCALALGATSMTSFAASDRAKLDERLANASAVLHEVMATPDKGIPQSILAGASCVVVIPSFKKGAFVVGGQYGQGVATCRTGHGWSAPVFVQLAGGSFGFQIGGQSTDLVLVAMNQNGLQDMLKNKFKIGGDAAASAGPVGRNAQAGTDWKLNAEFLTYSRSKGLFAGIDLDGTVLSQNEDDTRTIYGANVPFKAVLSGEQTPPPDTRAFVRTVAKYFVISKDAQ
- a CDS encoding UDP-3-O-(3-hydroxymyristoyl)glucosamine N-acyltransferase, which translates into the protein MRLEHLLPGWELGAVGGAEIRRVSGLRDADRESLVFATDTETLTEALESAAGAILAASKLTEKFGDQLIAERVAFVRDPRLAFSLAAKELRGLGGPSIHPTAVISEGVVMGADHQIGPHVTLYPGVTIGDRVVIQAGAVIGSTGFGYARDRDGKYTLFPQQGTVVIEDDVEIGANTTIDRGALGETRIGAGTKIDNLVHIGHNCVIGKNVIIAAQTGISGSSVVEDGAILGGQVGIGEHATVGAGVILGGGAGVLTNKKMTGPGQVFWGRPARPLKEYLRDLARLRKG
- a CDS encoding lysophospholipid acyltransferase family protein — its product is MSSGASTSSIPWQQKLEFMALRGFVGVLGGLPRGVARQLGAGIGWVAYKALGRLRRVGQQNLAMALPEKTDEEREAILQRVYRNLGYQIAEFCQMAGYSQAEASSFISYDGFEHFSAAMARGKGVFVLTGHLGAWELSSFYHSLMGHPMDMVIRRLDNPLVDTYVNRIRCLYGNRVLHKDDFARGLIASMRAGRAVGVLMDTNMTPPQGVFVPFFGQLACTASGVARVVQKTGAAVLPGFLLWQETERKYRLVFGKELAVVSTGNAEADALSNTAQFTAVLEEYIRRYPDQWLWMHRRWKTRPEGEKGIYTR